The following are encoded in a window of Methanocorpusculum vombati genomic DNA:
- a CDS encoding tetratricopeptide repeat protein: MKNRSEKTCSICKKSSVQDATVSLPFPCTDSDADLDGRPAGANRTAYLQTLEECPHCGYAAPDISQAPAGLEEVIAGDAYRALLAAGPKSRMQRAGFLYEYSKKYPEAAKQYLHLAWMCDDAGEEEEACRFRGRAIDALLASVDQLPDPAADNLIVVLADLFRRCGEFETAGDLCDNAAVADDSQFRRILIYERLCAECGDAACHTVREADAFYEQGKGIHCDLPEMILRVDGMVYAAGADAHGRGWSWNPEERKLTLSGYQGSAIEVSGDLTLVLEDDTENAVSGGHDACLRVQEGDLLISGRGGLLLFGADTGIRVESGALTIACSSLTVSETKTGIRANGQILIKDNALVSADAAQTGLCSTTGGLHVLGGVLTVHATQYGVYLADSSSIEGGMVQADCVWGPAVRVRHGMLRMSGGGLRIAGRDTGVQIDEGGLLISGGVMEVSAETGVRVSGSLEMHGGILFADGSETGCVTGGDFRLHDGEMKFFGSTALQVDGSFRMHMGSFTATGDAFGVVLDGVCTISGGQFHAAGQTGVKVRNTCVWDGGIISVSGVQAGIQIAGKCTISRNSVSVYAEEGVAMRVCRGDLLFSPDGSGCRFSASGKEGGLFVDAGNMEIVSGSCEMSGRTAVMVGGNFRVTTGRQIFSGQEKGLVVAGDVSLSHGITEVTGEEGCVIQGSAVVDRMILQVTGEQTGIRVRQDISFVSSALTLKGGKEGVCSESGSIVFDGGAVSIVCLMTEPEGRSCGVAARKGDVVIRQGIVRVSGESCSVEAGPESGRVAVSGGLVRLTSPVCGVAARILDVSGGLVTMYGKRQGAVVMPEGGEICLGDRAVVSAGKSERLITAPVYSPGMRYLQVRFEKGTGATR; the protein is encoded by the coding sequence ATGAAGAATAGATCTGAGAAAACCTGTTCTATCTGCAAAAAAAGTTCTGTTCAGGATGCGACAGTGTCTCTGCCGTTTCCCTGCACGGATTCAGATGCAGATCTGGACGGAAGACCGGCAGGCGCAAACCGGACGGCATATCTTCAGACCCTGGAGGAGTGTCCGCACTGCGGATATGCGGCACCGGACATCTCCCAGGCTCCCGCGGGTTTGGAGGAGGTCATTGCCGGCGATGCGTATCGTGCTCTTCTTGCCGCAGGTCCAAAGTCACGGATGCAGCGTGCGGGTTTTCTCTATGAATACAGCAAAAAATATCCTGAGGCTGCCAAGCAGTATCTGCATCTTGCCTGGATGTGCGATGATGCGGGTGAAGAAGAGGAGGCGTGCCGGTTCCGCGGCAGAGCGATTGATGCGCTTCTTGCATCAGTTGATCAGCTGCCCGATCCGGCGGCTGACAATCTGATAGTGGTGCTGGCGGATCTGTTCCGGAGATGCGGGGAGTTTGAAACGGCAGGCGATCTGTGTGACAACGCAGCGGTGGCTGATGACTCACAGTTCCGCAGGATTCTGATCTATGAACGCCTGTGTGCGGAGTGCGGAGATGCAGCCTGTCATACCGTCCGGGAAGCAGATGCATTCTATGAACAGGGAAAGGGAATACACTGTGATCTCCCGGAGATGATTCTGCGGGTTGACGGGATGGTGTATGCGGCGGGAGCGGATGCCCACGGTCGCGGCTGGTCCTGGAATCCGGAGGAAAGGAAGCTTACACTCAGCGGATACCAGGGGTCGGCGATTGAGGTTTCCGGGGATCTGACGCTGGTACTGGAGGATGATACGGAGAATGCCGTGTCCGGAGGTCATGATGCATGTCTGCGGGTGCAGGAAGGGGATCTTCTGATATCCGGAAGAGGAGGGCTGCTGCTTTTTGGTGCGGATACGGGTATCCGGGTTGAGAGCGGGGCGCTGACCATTGCCTGCAGCAGTCTTACGGTTTCGGAGACAAAAACCGGGATACGGGCAAACGGGCAGATACTAATTAAGGACAATGCTCTGGTGAGTGCTGATGCGGCACAAACGGGTCTTTGTTCGACGACCGGAGGTCTGCATGTTCTGGGCGGAGTTCTGACGGTGCATGCAACCCAGTACGGGGTGTACCTGGCGGATTCTTCTTCAATTGAAGGGGGCATGGTACAGGCTGACTGCGTATGGGGTCCGGCAGTACGTGTCAGACACGGGATGCTCAGAATGTCGGGAGGCGGTCTGCGGATTGCGGGAAGAGATACCGGGGTGCAGATTGACGAGGGGGGACTGCTGATCTCCGGCGGGGTTATGGAGGTTTCGGCAGAGACCGGAGTGCGGGTCTCCGGAAGTCTGGAGATGCACGGAGGGATTTTGTTTGCAGACGGAAGCGAGACGGGATGTGTGACCGGCGGGGATTTCCGTCTGCATGACGGGGAGATGAAGTTCTTTGGTTCTACTGCCCTGCAGGTAGACGGTTCGTTCCGGATGCACATGGGAAGTTTTACTGCGACGGGTGATGCGTTCGGAGTGGTTCTGGACGGGGTTTGTACGATCTCCGGCGGCCAGTTCCATGCAGCGGGGCAGACCGGGGTAAAAGTCAGGAATACGTGTGTCTGGGACGGGGGAATTATTTCGGTTTCCGGGGTGCAGGCAGGCATTCAGATTGCGGGGAAGTGCACGATCTCGCGCAATTCGGTGTCAGTATATGCCGAGGAGGGGGTAGCAATGAGGGTTTGCCGCGGGGATCTGCTTTTCTCGCCGGATGGTAGCGGATGCAGATTTTCTGCATCCGGGAAGGAAGGGGGGCTGTTTGTGGATGCCGGAAACATGGAGATAGTATCCGGGTCGTGCGAGATGTCGGGCAGGACGGCAGTGATGGTTGGCGGGAATTTCCGGGTCACCACAGGCCGTCAGATTTTTTCGGGACAGGAAAAGGGGCTGGTGGTAGCGGGAGATGTCTCTCTGAGCCATGGGATTACGGAGGTGACCGGAGAGGAAGGATGTGTGATTCAGGGCAGTGCGGTTGTGGACAGGATGATTCTGCAGGTGACGGGAGAACAGACCGGGATACGGGTCCGGCAGGATATATCGTTTGTGTCTTCCGCGCTGACGCTGAAGGGCGGGAAGGAAGGAGTCTGTTCGGAGTCAGGTTCAATTGTGTTTGACGGAGGGGCGGTGTCGATTGTGTGCCTGATGACGGAACCGGAAGGGAGGTCATGCGGAGTTGCTGCACGGAAGGGCGACGTGGTAATCCGGCAGGGTATTGTGCGGGTTTCGGGAGAGTCCTGTTCTGTGGAGGCGGGTCCGGAGTCGGGAAGGGTTGCGGTGTCGGGCGGACTGGTGCG